The Bradyrhizobium sp. CCGB01 genome segment GAGGGGATTCTGAAACAGAAGCTTGGTCGCGTCGGTGACCGCACGCGCCGGATTGAGAGAGGCCTGCGCCATCTCGTACATCCAGTACATCGGCGTCGTCAGGACCGGGCTGCCTTCTGCCGCCAGGGGCGGCGCGCCGCCGAACTCACCAATAGGCATCGTCATATTCCTCTTCGCATCGCAGCATACTGCCGAATGCGTAATATTGCGTCAATGCATGGTTCCGTACATCTACGTGCTCTGAACGGCCAAACCCGCCTGAATCCACGAGAAAATGTGATTATTCGCCGCTCGAGAGCAGCGAGCCGTGCTTCTTGGCGCTCCGCAAAAGGGCAAGGAATGCCCCGAAAGATGCAACCAGCAGCACCGCATTGATGGCCAACGCGCTCAGCATCAGATCGGTCCTGACGGTGTGCTCGATCAAAAGCGCCCGCATTCCCTCGAACACGTAGGTCGGCGGCAGCGACCAGGCGACGTACTGCAGCCATCCCGGCAGCACGCTGACGGGATAGTAGACGCAGGCAAGCGGCATGACCGCGAACATCAAGGTCCAGACGATGCTTTCGGCGCCAAGGCCGTTTCGCAGCACCAGCCCCGAGACGAAGATGCCGACCGCCCAGCTCGTGAAGATCAGATTGCAGAAGAACGCGATCAGCGGCAGGCCGAGGGCATAGACGTTGAAGTGAAACAGGAACAGCGCGAGCAGCGTCATCGGGATGACGCCGATCGCGAGCCGGATCATGCTCATGATCATCAGCGACAGCAGAAACTCGATCGGCTTCAAGGGGCTCATCATGAGATTGCCGATGTTGCGCGCCCACATCTCCTCCAGAAACGAGATGGAGAAGCCGAGCTGGCCGCGGAACAGGATGTCCCAGAGGATGACGGCGCCGATCAGCGTGCCGCCGGCGCGCGCGAAGAAGTTGGCGTTCTCGGCGATGTAGAGCTGGAGAAAGCCCCAGGTGACGACCTGGAGCGCGGGCCAGTAAAGCAGCTCGAGCAGCCGCGGCCAGGACGACATCAACAGGTACCAGTAGCGCAGGATCATCGCGCCGATGCGGTGGGCGGAGATGCCGCGATGGAGGGAGATGTCGGTCATCGGGGCACCGCGTAGCCCGGATGAGCGCAGCGACATCCGGGACTTTGCTTGCAGCGTCCCCGGGTATCGCTGCGCTCACCCGGGCTACGGCAGAGACTGAGGGGGCCGCTCATCTCACCGCCTCCTTCGCACCGTTTACCCGGCCGCGGGCGACGTCCAGGAACACCTCCTCCAGTGTCGTGCGGTTGTAGCGGGCCATGATTGCCTCCGGCGTGTCGTCGTCCTCGATGCGGCCGCGCTTCATGATGATGACGCGGTCGCACAGACGCTCGACCTCGAGCATGTTGTGCGAGGCCAGGAGGATGGTGGCATTGTTCTCCTTGCGATAGCGCTCCATATGCGCCCGCACCCAGTCGGCGGTGTCAGGGTCGAGCGAGGCGGTGGGCTCGTCCAGCAGGAGCAGTTCGGGCTGGTTGATCAGCGCTTTCGCGAGCGCGACCCGGGTCTTCTGCCCGGCGGAGAGCTTGCCGTTGGCGCGGTCGATGAAATCCGTGAGATCAAGCTCGTCGGCCAATCTGGCGATGCGATCGGAGAGGTCCTTCACCGCATAGAGCTTGCCGAACACGGTGAGGTTCTGCCGCACCGTGAGCCGCATCGGCATGTCGACATAGGGGCTCTCGAAATTCATCCGCCCCAGCACGGCCGCGCTCTCCTCGGGCATCCGATGCCCGAGCACCCGAACGCGGCCGGAGGTCGGCAGCACCAGGCCCATGATCATCGCGATGGTCGTGGTCTTGCCGGCGCCGTTGCCGCCCAGAAGCCCGGTGATGCTACCGCGCGGCAGCGAAAAGGAGATATCGTCGACCGCGCGGATCTGCTTGTAGACCTTGACGAGGTGATCGACCGCAATCGCCGCGGAGGAGGCGCGATCCGCGACAGTCGGCCGACTTGAAGCCTTGTCATTCTCGGTCATGCTGGGCCGTTCTTCTGCTATTGCAGCGGGGAGCGCAAGGCTTGTATCTCGGGCGGTTCCACGAGCCCAGCGTTTGTGATCGAGAAGGCACCGCCACATTGACCGACATGACCGAAATCGCCGCTTCCGACTTTCGCCACGCGCAGCGGCATATCCGCCTGGACACGATCCTGCGGCTGCGCTGGCTCGCGGTGCTCGGGCAGCTTGCCGCGATCTTCATCGTGGCGCAGGGGCTGGAGTTCAATGTCGAGATCGTCCCCTGCGTCAGCATCATCGCCCTGTCGGCCGCGCTCAATCTGGCGCTCCAGACCGCGTCCAATCCGATGCAGCGGCTGGAGCCGATGCAGGCGGCCGGACTGCTCGCGCTGAACATCGTGGAGCTGGCGGGGCTGTTGTTCTTCACCGGCGGACTGCAAAACCCGTTCTCGTACCTGTTCCTCGCGCCCGTGCTGATCTCGGCCACTGCGCTGCCGGCCCGCTTCACCTTCGGTCTCGGCCTGCTCGCGGTGGCCTGCGCTTCGGTCCTGTTCTTCTTCCATCTGCCACTGCCCTGGGATTCCGACGATCCGCTGGTGCTGCCGCCGATCTATCTCGTCGGCGTCTGGCTCTCGATCGTGCTCGCGATCGGCGTCACCAGCCTCTACTCTTTCCAGGTGACGGAGGAGGCGCGCAAGCTCGCCGACGCGCTGGCTGCGACCGAGCTGGTGCTGACGCGCGAGCAGCATCTGACCCAGCTGGACGGCCTGGCTGCCGCCGCCGCGCACGAGCTCGGCACGCCGCTCGCGACCATCTTCCTGATCTCGCGCGAGCTGGAAAAGACGGTGAAGGAGCCGATCTTCGCCGCCGACCTGAAGACCCTGCGCGAGCAGACCCAGCGCTGCCGCGACATATTGAGCAAGATCACCCAGCTTTCCTCCGAAGGCGCGCCGTTCGACCGCATGAAGCTGTCGGAGCTGATCGAGGAGGTGGTGGCGCCGCACCGCGATTTCGGCGTCGACATCAAGGTGCGGATCGCGGTCGCCGTCGTGGCCGAGCCCGTCGGCTCGCGCAACCCGGCGATCCTCTACGGCGTCGGCAACATCGTCGAGAACGCGGTGGATTTCGCCCACACCACGGTCGAGGTGAATGCTTGGTGGAACAAGGACACGATCGAGATCGTGATTTCCGACGACGGCCCGGGCATTCCGCCCGATATCCTTAACCGGATCGGCGAGCCCTATCTGTCGCGGCGGCGCAATCTGGATGACAGCGGCGGCGAGCGGCGCGGGCTCGGACTCGGCGTGTTCATCGCGCGCACCTTGCTGGAACGCACCGGCGCCAAGGTCTCGTTTACCAATCGGACCTTTCCTGAACACGGCGCGGTGGTCCACATCAATTGGCCGAGAGAGCGTTTTGAGGCTATCGAGACGCTCGAAGAAACAATAGGATAGGCGCGACCTTGCGTCGCACAGCGGGGCCGATCGACTATTTGCGGCCTTGGCACCGCCCGGTTGCGACGCCATATGTGGATGTGCAGGAGAGAGGAAAAAACCTTGAACGCCATCGCCGAACTGAACGAACAGACCGACCGCTCGCTTCTCATCGTGGAGGACGACAAGCCGTTTCTGGAGCGGCTGTCACGCGCGATGGAGACCCGCGGATTTGCGGTGACGTCATGTGACACCGTCTCGGACGGCCTCGCCCAGATCGGCAAGGCCGCGCCCGCCTTCGCCGTGGTCGACCTTCGCCTCGGCGACGGCAATGGCCTCGACGTCGTCTCCGCACTGAAGAAGAAGCGCCCCGAAGCCCGCGCGATCGTGCTGACCGGCTATGGCAACATCGCCACCGCCGTCACCGCCGTGAAGATGGGTGCGATCGATTATCTCTCGAAGCCCGCGGATGCCGATGACGTCGTCGCCGCGCTGCTGTCGACCAGCGCGGAGAAATCCGAGCTGCCGACCAACCCGATGTCCGCCGACCGCGTCCGCTGGGAGCACATCCAGCGCATCTACGAGATGTGCAACCGCAACGTCTCGGAGACCGCGCGCAGGCTCAACATGCACCGCCGCACCTTGCAGCGCATTCTGGCGAAGCGCGCGCCGAGGTAACCCGAATCTTGTAGGGTGGATTAGCCGAAGGCGTAATCCACCTTTTCTCGCTGCGACAGCAGTTGGTGGATGACGCTACGCTAATCCACCCTACGACTTCATTCCCAGAAATCCGCGTGGCCCTGCGGGTCGATCAGACGGTTGATCCGCAAGGCTGCCGCCATCGCGAAACGCACCGTCATCTGCTTGCGCGTGGCGGCGGCGATTTTGTGCTCGGGCGCCTCGCAGTGCAGATGCGCGCCATAGGCATCCGCGATGATCAGGCCGGTGCCTTCAGGAAAGATCTCGCACGGCAGGTCCTGCGTGAAGGCGAAGAACAGCCGGTCGCAATGGGCACGGTATTCGTGCCATTTCTGGTCGGCGCGCAGATCCTCGACCGACGATTTGATCTCGACGATCCAGATCTCGCCGCGCTCGTTCAGCGCCACCAGATCGGCGCGCCGGCCCGACGGCAGCGGCAATTCGCTGATGCAGGTAAAGCCGAGCGAACGCAGCAGCCGCGCCGTGCCGCGCGCGATCGCCAGCGCCGTCTCGGATTGGCGGCGGTCGGGCGGTGGAACGAGGGCGATGTTGCGGGCGGTGCTGTCCATGGCGGGAGGATAGCCGATTCCGGTCGGGGCGGACACAGTTCGATAGAGGCAGGCTGCGGCTCCCTACTCCGGCGTCGTCCCCGCCTAGTGCGCAATTGCGCACGGGGAGCGGGGACCCATAACCATAGGGGGAGATTTGGCGAAGACTCGTCGTTCGGTACCTCTATCGACAGCAATCGATAGATCACGCGGTATGGGTCCCCGCGTTCGCGGGGACGACGGAGGAGTGTGACGCGGGAACCTCCCCTCCCCCCGGCACTTATCACGCAGCCGCCGCACCTCGGCGAAGCATCGAGGCCGCTCACGCATGATCGACGATCTCTGGTACAAGAACGGCGTGATCTACTGCCTGTCCGTCGGCTCCTATATGGATTCCAACGGCGACGGCGTCGGCGACTTCAAGGGCCTTCTGCGGCGGCTCGACTACCTCCACGGCCTCGGCATCACCACAATCTGGCTGATGCCGTTCCAGACTTCGCCGGGCCGCGACGACGGCTACGACATTGCCGACTATTACAGCGTCGATTCCCGCTACGGCACGCTCGGCGATTTCGTCGAGTTCGCCCATGGCTGCAAGCAGCGCGGCATCCGCATCATCATCGACCTCGTCGTCAACCACACCTCCGACCAGCATCACTGGTTCAAGGAAGCGCGGCGCGACAAGAACTCGCCCTATCGCGACTGGTATGTGTGGTCGGACAAGAAGCCAGCCGGCGCCAACAAGGGCATGGTGTTTCCCGGCGTGCAGAAATCGACATGGTCGCGCGACAAGGAAGCCGGCGCGTATTACTTCCATCGCTTCTACGATTTCCAGCCCGACCTCAACACGTCGAACCCGCACGTGCAGGCCGAGATCCTGAAGATCATGGGCTTCTGGATCCAGCTCGGCGTCTCCGGCTTCCGCATGGACGCCGTGCCGTTCGTGATAGCCACCAAGGGCGCCAAGGTGAAGAAGCCGGTCGAGCAATACGACATGCTGCGCGCGTTCCGCGAATTCCTGCAATGGCGACAGGGCGATGCCATCATCCTTGCGGAAGCCAACGTGCTGCCGGAAACCGACATGGAATATTTCGGCCGCGATGCCGACCGCATGCACATGATGTTCAACTTCCACGTCAACCAGCATCTGTTCTATGCGCTGGCATCCGGCGACTCGCGTCCGCTGGCGAAGGCGCTGAAGGCGACGAGGCCGCGGCCGGCCACGGCGCAATGGGGCCTGTTCCTGCGCAATCACGACGAGCTCGATCTCGGCCGCCTGACCAAGGCGCAGCGCGAAATCGTGTTCAAGAAATTTGGCCCCGACAAGGACATGCAGCTCTACGACCGCGGCATCCGCCGCCGCTTCGCGCCGATGCTGGGCGGCGACCGCCGTCGGCTCGAACTCGCCTACAGCTTGATGTGCACGCTGCCGGGCACGCCCGTGATCCGCTACGGCGACGAGATCGCGATGGGCGACGATCTCGCGCTGCCCGAGCGCAATTGCGCGCGCACGCCGATGCAATGGTCGACCGAGCCGCATGGCGGCTTCACCAAGAGCGACAAGCCGGCCTGCCCGGTCATCGACAAGGGCCCTTACGGCTACCCGCATGTCAACGTCGCCAAACAGCGACGCGATCCCAACTCGATGCTGAACTGGACCGAACGCATCGTCCGCATGCGCAAGGAGGTGCCGGAGATCGGCTGGGGCGATTTCGCGATCATTCCGACACGCGACCCCGCCGTGTTCATCATGCGTTACGACTGGCGCAACAATTCCGTGCTGTTCTTGCACAATCTGGATGAGATGCCGCGCGAGATCGCGTTCTCGGCGGGGCTGCCTGGCGATGCCGGCGCGCACCTGATCAACCTGCTCGCGGAGGATCACAGCCACGCCGACAAGCGCGGCCAGCATCGCGTCGTGCTGGAGCCCTACGGCTATCGCTGGTACCGCGTCGGCGGGCTGGATTATCTGCTGAAGCGCAGCGACATCGACGAGAATACGGTGCGGGGCAAGAAGCATCCCGGGTAGGTATATGCCCTCGCATCACCGTCATTCCCGCGAGCGCGCGCTGCGCTTGTCCGGAACGACGGCTAGATATGAGGCGGCGCCACCAAGACCCCCTCATTACCGCGCAAATCGAGCACGCCATCCAGCCGCTCGCCCTCGCGATCCAGAAACGTCGATAGCAGGATCTCGCTGTTGAAACGGATCGCGCTGGTGGTGACGGCGATCGGCTCTGGGCCGAGATTGAGCACGACGATCACCGCCTTACCCTCGGCCTCGCGGCGATAGATCAGGAGATCGCCCTGCGCGGCGATCGGATGATAGTCGCCTGCGACCAGCGGCGGAGAGGCCTTCCGCAAGGCAATCAGCCGCTTGTACAGGTTGAGGATCGAGCGCGCGTCGGCTTCGAGATTGGCGACGTTGTCGTGGATATGGTCCTCCGGCAGCGGCAGCCATGGCCTTACGCCGGAGAAGCCGCTGGTCTGCGAAGAATCCCACTGCATCGGCGTGCGGCAGCCGTCGCGGCCGACACCGATGCCGGGCACGTTCTTCTCGAAGGGATCGCGCACGTCCTCGGGCGCGATCGCGAGCTGATGCATGCCGATCTCGTCGCCGTAATAGAGCGTCGGCGTGCCGCGCAACGTCAGCAGCAGCATGGCGGCGACGCGGGCCTGCTCGGGTCCGACACGGCTGGCGACGCGCGGACGATCGTGATTGCCGAGCACCCAGTTCGGCCAGGCGCCCCTGGGCAGCGCTTTCTCGTAATCCTCCACGATCTTCTCGATCGAGCGCGCGCTCCAGAACGTCGAGAGCAGCGCGAAATTGAACGGCATCTGCGCGCCGGTGAGATCGTTGCCGTAATAGGCCATCAGCCGGTGCAGCGGCAGATAGATCTCGCCGATCAGCACGCGCGCCGCATACGCATCGGTGACGCGCCGCATCTCGGCGATGACGTCGTGCACCTCCGGCTGGTCGGTAGAGTATTGCGTCAGGATCTTCTCGTTCGGCGGCCGGCCCTCGACGTAATGCGGGTTAGGCGGATTGTCGCGGAATTCGGCGTCCTTGATCAGGTGCCAGATCACGTCGACACGAAAACCGTCGACGCCCTTCTCCAGCCAGAACCGCATCACGTCGTAGATCGCGGCACGGACATCCGGATTGCGCCAGTTGAGGTCCGGCTGCTGGGCGAGGAAGGCGTGATAGTAATATTGGCCGGTTGTCTCGTCGAATTGCCACGCGCTGCCGCCGAACTC includes the following:
- a CDS encoding alpha-amylase family glycosyl hydrolase, with product MAQGGDNWWRDGIFYQIYPRSFQDTDGDGVGDLAGILRRLPYVKSLGVDAIWLSPIFPSPMADFGYDISDYTGIEPLFGTMEDFDALLAAVHENGLKLILDLVPNHTSDQHPWFVESRASRDNPKRDWYVWRDPAPDGGVPNNWLSEFGGSAWQFDETTGQYYYHAFLAQQPDLNWRNPDVRAAIYDVMRFWLEKGVDGFRVDVIWHLIKDAEFRDNPPNPHYVEGRPPNEKILTQYSTDQPEVHDVIAEMRRVTDAYAARVLIGEIYLPLHRLMAYYGNDLTGAQMPFNFALLSTFWSARSIEKIVEDYEKALPRGAWPNWVLGNHDRPRVASRVGPEQARVAAMLLLTLRGTPTLYYGDEIGMHQLAIAPEDVRDPFEKNVPGIGVGRDGCRTPMQWDSSQTSGFSGVRPWLPLPEDHIHDNVANLEADARSILNLYKRLIALRKASPPLVAGDYHPIAAQGDLLIYRREAEGKAVIVVLNLGPEPIAVTTSAIRFNSEILLSTFLDREGERLDGVLDLRGNEGVLVAPPHI
- a CDS encoding ABC transporter permease, with translation MTDISLHRGISAHRIGAMILRYWYLLMSSWPRLLELLYWPALQVVTWGFLQLYIAENANFFARAGGTLIGAVILWDILFRGQLGFSISFLEEMWARNIGNLMMSPLKPIEFLLSLMIMSMIRLAIGVIPMTLLALFLFHFNVYALGLPLIAFFCNLIFTSWAVGIFVSGLVLRNGLGAESIVWTLMFAVMPLACVYYPVSVLPGWLQYVAWSLPPTYVFEGMRALLIEHTVRTDLMLSALAINAVLLVASFGAFLALLRSAKKHGSLLSSGE
- a CDS encoding ActS/PrrB/RegB family redox-sensitive histidine kinase; protein product: MTEIAASDFRHAQRHIRLDTILRLRWLAVLGQLAAIFIVAQGLEFNVEIVPCVSIIALSAALNLALQTASNPMQRLEPMQAAGLLALNIVELAGLLFFTGGLQNPFSYLFLAPVLISATALPARFTFGLGLLAVACASVLFFFHLPLPWDSDDPLVLPPIYLVGVWLSIVLAIGVTSLYSFQVTEEARKLADALAATELVLTREQHLTQLDGLAAAAAHELGTPLATIFLISRELEKTVKEPIFAADLKTLREQTQRCRDILSKITQLSSEGAPFDRMKLSELIEEVVAPHRDFGVDIKVRIAVAVVAEPVGSRNPAILYGVGNIVENAVDFAHTTVEVNAWWNKDTIEIVISDDGPGIPPDILNRIGEPYLSRRRNLDDSGGERRGLGLGVFIARTLLERTGAKVSFTNRTFPEHGAVVHINWPRERFEAIETLEETIG
- a CDS encoding alpha-amylase family protein, which encodes MIDDLWYKNGVIYCLSVGSYMDSNGDGVGDFKGLLRRLDYLHGLGITTIWLMPFQTSPGRDDGYDIADYYSVDSRYGTLGDFVEFAHGCKQRGIRIIIDLVVNHTSDQHHWFKEARRDKNSPYRDWYVWSDKKPAGANKGMVFPGVQKSTWSRDKEAGAYYFHRFYDFQPDLNTSNPHVQAEILKIMGFWIQLGVSGFRMDAVPFVIATKGAKVKKPVEQYDMLRAFREFLQWRQGDAIILAEANVLPETDMEYFGRDADRMHMMFNFHVNQHLFYALASGDSRPLAKALKATRPRPATAQWGLFLRNHDELDLGRLTKAQREIVFKKFGPDKDMQLYDRGIRRRFAPMLGGDRRRLELAYSLMCTLPGTPVIRYGDEIAMGDDLALPERNCARTPMQWSTEPHGGFTKSDKPACPVIDKGPYGYPHVNVAKQRRDPNSMLNWTERIVRMRKEVPEIGWGDFAIIPTRDPAVFIMRYDWRNNSVLFLHNLDEMPREIAFSAGLPGDAGAHLINLLAEDHSHADKRGQHRVVLEPYGYRWYRVGGLDYLLKRSDIDENTVRGKKHPG
- a CDS encoding ABC transporter ATP-binding protein, with the protein product MTENDKASSRPTVADRASSAAIAVDHLVKVYKQIRAVDDISFSLPRGSITGLLGGNGAGKTTTIAMIMGLVLPTSGRVRVLGHRMPEESAAVLGRMNFESPYVDMPMRLTVRQNLTVFGKLYAVKDLSDRIARLADELDLTDFIDRANGKLSAGQKTRVALAKALINQPELLLLDEPTASLDPDTADWVRAHMERYRKENNATILLASHNMLEVERLCDRVIIMKRGRIEDDDTPEAIMARYNRTTLEEVFLDVARGRVNGAKEAVR
- a CDS encoding ActR/PrrA/RegA family redox response regulator transcription factor, with amino-acid sequence MNAIAELNEQTDRSLLIVEDDKPFLERLSRAMETRGFAVTSCDTVSDGLAQIGKAAPAFAVVDLRLGDGNGLDVVSALKKKRPEARAIVLTGYGNIATAVTAVKMGAIDYLSKPADADDVVAALLSTSAEKSELPTNPMSADRVRWEHIQRIYEMCNRNVSETARRLNMHRRTLQRILAKRAPR
- a CDS encoding MmcB family DNA repair protein — its product is MDSTARNIALVPPPDRRQSETALAIARGTARLLRSLGFTCISELPLPSGRRADLVALNERGEIWIVEIKSSVEDLRADQKWHEYRAHCDRLFFAFTQDLPCEIFPEGTGLIIADAYGAHLHCEAPEHKIAAATRKQMTVRFAMAAALRINRLIDPQGHADFWE